The Kordia sp. SMS9 genome window below encodes:
- a CDS encoding LytTR family DNA-binding domain-containing protein produces the protein MKVIIIDDERKARSLLHVLIDENCPKITEIFEAEDLLSGVELIKKEQPQIVFLDIEMPEHSGLEIMNFLDKETLNFEIIFTTAYSEYAIKAFQLSAIDYLLKPVRATQIQEAVEKALKHIGKSQINHKLEELKKSLASSNFNKIGLPFSDGFKFVNFNEIILLEADGMYTKITTINESEILVSKPLKHFVSLLENIKAFYKPHRSYLINLKYIKEYIKKDGGYIVMDNNETVSISKDKKEEFLAIVQNIG, from the coding sequence ATGAAAGTAATAATCATAGATGACGAACGAAAAGCAAGAAGCTTACTGCATGTTTTAATAGATGAAAACTGTCCTAAAATCACAGAAATATTTGAAGCAGAAGACTTGCTTTCGGGTGTGGAACTCATCAAAAAAGAACAACCACAAATTGTATTTCTCGACATAGAAATGCCAGAACACTCTGGGTTGGAAATTATGAACTTTCTTGACAAAGAAACGCTCAACTTCGAAATCATCTTTACAACGGCGTATAGCGAATATGCCATCAAAGCATTTCAACTTTCTGCTATTGATTACTTGCTAAAACCAGTGCGCGCTACACAAATACAAGAAGCGGTGGAAAAAGCACTCAAACACATTGGGAAATCACAAATAAATCACAAGCTAGAAGAACTCAAAAAAAGTCTGGCTTCGTCCAATTTCAATAAAATCGGATTGCCGTTTTCGGATGGTTTCAAATTTGTAAACTTCAACGAAATCATCTTGCTAGAAGCAGACGGCATGTACACAAAAATTACCACAATCAACGAATCGGAAATCTTAGTCAGCAAACCACTCAAACACTTTGTATCTTTACTCGAAAACATAAAAGCCTTCTACAAACCACATCGTTCGTATCTTATCAATCTCAAATACATCAAAGAATACATCAAAAAAGATGGCGGTTACATTGTGATGGACAACAACGAAACAGTTTCGATCTCTAAAGACAAAAAAGAAGAATTTCTAGCCATTGTTCAAAACATAGGATAA